A section of the Bacteroidota bacterium genome encodes:
- a CDS encoding type II toxin-antitoxin system HicB family antitoxin, protein MKFTVTITRDEDGVYIAECPAIPGCISQGKTEDEAQRNIQDAIKECLEVRAEMGMPLTVMTRQVEVVV, encoded by the coding sequence ATGAAGTTTACTGTAACAATTACCCGCGACGAAGATGGCGTGTATATAGCTGAATGCCCCGCAATTCCAGGTTGCATAAGTCAGGGCAAAACGGAAGACGAAGCGCAGCGCAACATTCAGGATGCGATCAAAGAGTGCCTTGAAGTCCGTGCAGAAATGGGCATGCCACTCACTGTTATGACTCGACAAGTTGAGGTTGTGGTCTAA
- a CDS encoding ATP-binding protein: protein MIFREILNNTIKHAKASHISICVQIQKEIFLLTIADDGVGFDEEKIKKGHGLDNLRRRAEKLGGKINIMSSVGKGTTTELSFKIP, encoded by the coding sequence ATGATTTTCCGCGAGATTCTGAACAACACCATCAAACACGCGAAGGCTTCCCACATCTCCATTTGCGTTCAGATTCAGAAAGAGATTTTTCTGCTGACGATTGCCGATGACGGAGTCGGGTTTGATGAAGAGAAGATTAAGAAGGGGCACGGACTCGACAACTTGCGCCGCCGTGCAGAGAAATTGGGCGGAAAAATCAATATCATGAGTTCGGTCGGGAAAGGCACCACGACGGAGCTTTCGTTCAAAATACCGTAA
- a CDS encoding response regulator transcription factor translates to MAAAKRQFINTIDTISLWVVEDDEFFRTAICSLLGDTPGFECKQAFSSVEEALKALEDEYAPEVVLMDIGLPGMSGIEGVKRIKAISPATDIIIITIKEGDQEVFNAICAGANGYLLKNAMPEEIVQAVKEVVGGGAPMNAQIARKVLTMFTKFTVPEADYGLTTREKEILKLLIDGLTKKQIADKLFLAYYTIDTHMKNIYEKMQVHSRSEAVAKALKEKLL, encoded by the coding sequence ATGGCGGCAGCAAAACGACAATTCATCAATACCATTGATACCATCAGCCTCTGGGTTGTTGAAGATGATGAATTTTTCAGAACGGCGATCTGCTCGCTTCTCGGCGATACGCCGGGCTTCGAGTGCAAACAGGCATTCTCGTCTGTAGAAGAAGCATTGAAGGCGCTGGAAGATGAGTACGCGCCCGAAGTGGTATTGATGGATATAGGGCTGCCGGGCATGAGCGGCATCGAAGGAGTGAAACGGATCAAAGCCATCTCCCCTGCAACCGACATCATTATCATTACCATCAAGGAGGGAGATCAGGAAGTGTTCAATGCGATCTGCGCCGGGGCAAACGGCTACTTGCTGAAGAATGCAATGCCGGAGGAGATTGTGCAGGCGGTGAAGGAAGTGGTTGGGGGCGGCGCTCCAATGAATGCGCAAATTGCGCGCAAAGTGCTGACGATGTTCACCAAATTCACCGTCCCCGAAGCCGACTACGGCTTGACGACGCGTGAGAAGGAAATCCTCAAGCTTCTGATTGACGGCCTCACCAAAAAGCAAATCGCCGACAAACTCTTTCTCGCCTACTACACGATTGACACGCATATGAAGAACATTTACGAGAAAATGCAGGTACACTCGCGCAGCGAGGCAGTGGCAAAGGCGTTGAAGGAAAAGTTGTTGTGA